Genomic segment of Eretmochelys imbricata isolate rEreImb1 chromosome 11, rEreImb1.hap1, whole genome shotgun sequence:
CCAATCTGGAGATACAGCTTCATTTGCATTTTGATTAACATTTTAAACTGTGGAACAGAGAGCATGTTTCACTGCAGCTATGGTGCAGTACCCCACTATGCTTTACGATCACGATAATTCCCTATGCTGTTAGGGAATAGAAGATTTATAAATTGCCCTAGCAGTTAAGTCGTTTTCACTGACCTCCACTGAGAGGCAAAGCTGTCTATTGGATACTGCAGTGGAAGGAatgtcaggagacctgtgttgGATTACCAGGTAGCCACTGACCTGGTGCGTGACTTGGACacgtcatttcacctctctgtgtctcctTTCTATGTTAGCTATTCAGGGTAAGGACTCTCTCTATGAtgatgtacagcacctagcacactgtgCCCCTGATCCCACTTGGAGATTTCTAGGCCCTGCTGTAATAGGAATACAGTGAAGGATGGCCAGTTTCCCATCAAAATGCgctgcaaaaaacccacacattcaGATGTACTTTCATTTGTATGGACTGTTTACAAAGAATTGCATTCCTGCTTCTACCCCCAATTCAGAACACATTTCTTAATAGATTAAGAACCTCTCTGGCAGGCTGAGTACTCACCGCCATTAGCTCCTTCTGGAAAGATTTCCTCTCCTTGTTCTCAGTATTATTGCAGTCTTCTTTCAGCTTCTCCAGCACCGAGGCTACCCGTTCCGACTCGCTGTCCAGTTCCGCTCGACAGAAGAAAGTGAGCGGCAAGTTCACGTATCCCAAGGCGTCTGCGAACGAGCGCCAGCTGCTGATGTTCTCCATAAGCAGAGTCCTGACTGAGGCGTAGATGTAGGTCAGAAATTTGCAAGGCCTCAGGATTTGCTCAAGCAGTGCACTGGTGGTGAGATCAGGTCCAGAAAAATAGCAGGGCTTGACTTTCCCAACCACTAGCACGTTTTTGGCATGAACAAGGCCAATTTTTCCTTGGTAGTAGCCAATGTACCATTCCTTGGTCCACAGCTGGCCTTTCAGTTTGATCTTCTCTTCACTGAGCAGCGCGATGACATCTCCTTTCTTATATTCCAGTAAATAATGGTTCTTGTTTTGGCGCACTACAGTTTTAAGCAGTTTGCCATACTTCAGGCTCGCAACCGGCCGCTCCTGAAAGGCAGGATATTTGCTAGTGGCAGCCAGGGAGGACAGAATGATCTTCCCAACCTCATTCTTCTTGAGGAACCTTCTCTGCCCAGTGGACTTGATGGCACTTTTAGGAGGTGGCTGTGGTGTTTGCACGCAGAACTGGGTCAATATGGCGTCCTTGTCATCCTTGACCTGTATCCTCAATGTGAAGTCCGAGAGCTCATTGAAGTCATGGGACATGATTGGGAAGATGAGGCGGCTGACTTTCCCCAGCTTCATCTGGAAGCCTCTGACGATTTTGGCTTGTTCGCTGGCCTTCACCTCGTAATTAGTCATGTTGGAAAACATGCAGAGTTTCAGGTCCTGCGGCCGGGCCAGAGTGAACTGGTGCTTGCCCCACAGCTGCAGGGCCACGGGTGCCACACCGTGGATTTGCCGCGTAACCTCGGTCACTAAGAGAGTCTTTGGCGCACACTCGTGTCCAAAAATAGCCACGATGGTTTTAAAAGAAGGATGTATGTGTTTGGGGCCATAGACACCCACTGTGATCTTTTTACTGATGTAGTCCCAGACCGTGTAAGGATAGATGACGTTCTGTCCTTGGGCCACAACAGCTATGTACATACAAGGTTCCAGGTTATCCAGTTGCACCTGTATCGTGTCTCCATAGGAATAGCTGAGTTGCATTGGCGTATAGGGTCCTTCTTTTGTGTCACTCCGCAGGCACTGTAGTCCCACCAAGCTCTGACTCACGATGTCATTCTTGACCTCCGCCGACACTTTCATCTCCAACATGATGAACGTTTTTACCTCCAAGTTGCTCAGTTTAATCTCTAGCACCGGGCTTATGGTGCTGCATTTGTCACTGTTGAGCTCCAGGGGCGGGTCTAACAGGGCTTTCATGGAGATCTGCTGCGTTTCCCCCGGCAAGACGTGACCTTCTGGCACATGGATGCTGATGTTAGTATCTGGGAGCTGAACTGCTCCACCAGAACTATCCAGCTTGCAGACGATGTTGGTCTCCACAGGTTGCGTCTGACCCCAGCCAGGGTTCTGGCCAAGCAAGTCCAGGTCGTGGCACGACCGTGCCAGCTTCCTGTGGTTCAACCAGGCAGTTCTAAAATCTTCcctgctctggaactgctctggGGTAGGAGATTTTAATCCAGTAAAAAACCCCGATGATGTTGGTATTTCCGATTTTGCCTGAAGGACAGACAGCTCCGACAAACTGTACGAGCGTTTACTTCTGAAGAAGGGATTGTCCCGCCTCACAGGCTGTTCAAACTCCAATCCATTTGTGGATGGAAGTTCAGCAAAGATGTTACCTATGCTGCTGTTCATTGCAGAACCGGCCCCTGTAAACAGAGGAGCTGCCGTGTCAAACAGCAGTAAGTCCACAGTGGTTTTGGGGGTGCACTCTTTGTCTGAGCTGGGTGTTATTTGCAAGTTTCCATTCAGAAACGGGTTGGTTTGGACCCCGTTTAAGAAAGGGTTGTTACTGTAGGTGTTGGCAGAGTTTCTCTTTACGTCAGTCCACTCTCCAAGCAGATCTAGCTCTCTGACTCCTTCGTCAGGGCTTTCAAGCAGATTGTCTATCATGCCACTGTCAGTGAAGGATGAGTTGCGGTAGTTTACAGGCTGGACGTAGGAGGAAGGTATGTAACCCATTTCCGTGGTATTGTGAGCATACCACCACTCGCCTCCTGAGGTATCCAAGACATAGAGGTGGTCACCCTTGGAGAATTTTAAGGTTGTGAAGTTAGTTGGGCAATAGTCTTTGATTGCTACAACTTCCTTTGCATTTACAAAAGGCGTGGGATTGTCTACCAGCAAGGCACTAGGAGAAGGCACTGCAAAGTGAAAAGAAACAAGTGTCACAAGCAACCTGCAGAAGTCATAACACTTATTTACTAAACCTTCATCTTGGAAAAGCAATTCAATTTCTTTGACCAGTGAAGGCCAAACACAAGTTTTATCATATCATctgattattttactttttaatctCTTTAAAAATTTACCCACCCAGTACTTCGGATGCTTTGATATGTAGTGAGAGAGAGCTTCTGCcctaaagatcttacaatctaaagagaccAGACAGCCCAAGGGCTGAAGGGAAACCAGAGATGTGACTTGGCCAACATCACCCAGCAGCCCAGTGGCAGAATCGGGaccagaacccaggactcctgattcccagtccagtatTTTACCAACTAGACCACACTACCTCCCCTTTCAATTAAGGTCCCCACAACCTCTTGCATGGGAGAATTTGGCACTCCATGCTCTTAAGTCAGTGCGCAGAAAGAAGGAAAAGGCTCTGATAAATGGCACATAAAGCAGATGATTTAATGGGGCTCaagacaagctcttgagcttacaCGGAACTCTTCCTCAGGTCTCTGATGATCAAGAATGATGTAAACAAAATACGAACCTTCTAAAATTCCTGTTCCCCTGAATTGTGAGTGTggaaggagactttttttttattaaacaaaagattTTAGGATTTATTCACAAGGACAGATACCGACAGACTAAAAATCAATCCTTCAGCTAGtcctctgatccagcaaaaccaACTCATATTGGTCTTCAAACACATACTCAAGTCCTCATTGATGTCAGTGTGATTTCTCAATTGAAGTGCTAGTCACTTGTTACAGAGTTCCatgccttttttgtgtgtgttccgACCAAAATCAGCGTGTTGTcagctttcccctccccttccccaatgTTTGCATTTCAAGGCTATTTAACAAAAATTAACTCCGTGTCCAAAGAGAGGTCCATGTAATGGGTCCTCCCAAAATAAACACTGCAGCTTACCACTGCTGTATTATCAAGAATGAACCAGTGTTTCCAAACTCATTTCCAGGGTAGTCTTCAACTGCAGGCCAAACTGCACAGTATTTTGCCACACTAACAGAGCTCCTGATACAAACCTAAAGCAATACAATATAGCCCACAGATAGGCAGCCTTGTGTCAGCTTTTTGCATCCACAGTTAGACCGTGTTTGCTGCAATAAATGCTAAAGTAAAACTTAGATCGGTCACCAGCATTCAAACATTTGTTATCTTGCTAGACAAACCAAAGAGATTTATGCCTAAGGGAAAAAAAGTCCACTTTTGTAAGTAtacacagccaaaaaaaaaaaaaaaataggggctaatatctattttttaaaaattgttcaaaCTGGATTATCCCAGTATCAAGGCTGAGGCAGAATCAAGACCCCGCCCCTCAAAATAAAAGGGTAATAAAAGTGACTCCCAGATTCATGTATGCATAAAGCCACTAGCCCAATGTAATTCTATGCTGCCTGAATATAAACGGTTTCAAAGACAGAGAGGACACTTGAAAGGTTATTTTGATAAGCCATATTTTGCAACATGATGCTGTTATATCAGCAAAGAATTCAAAAAGTAAAGCTCACAAGAGGTCTTTAAACACCTCTGCTAGCTCTTTGCTATTGCAGCACATATGGTATACAATATTACACACTGACCTGATGCTCCCTGAAGTAACGTAGGCACAAAAAGGAAACATGGTTgaaatttaaatgtttgttttctttgagaGCCTTAGGGGTCCCCTTTGCTTTCTGCTGTTGCCTTGTGCTACCCTAGACGGGAGAACATcatactttaaatacaaaaatgtagCCCCGCTACTGTAATTCTAGAAACTTGATAAAGTTTAAGGACTCAAAACTCCTGCAAAGATGGGGCTTGACACTATAAGCCAATGCCAAAGAGCTGTTACTATCGCTGAAAATTCCAGATGACAAGCCATGATCAACTTAAAGATCTCAGAGTGTTTTTTAACTATGGGAAATGAAACTTACGGGGATTTTCTTCCCCTTCAACCAAGGAGAAATgccatttttgaaataaaatattaaggaaaaaaacaaaggagcAATATGCCTATGTTCCTATCTACTTATGATTGGGAATGGTTTATGTCCAAGTTCTATGCCATATTCTTTGAGCTTTAAGGAGCTGTGGGAGTTGGTTCCCTTAATGAATACACTGTACTAGGTGAAAACCCCTGTGACAGTACAGTTATGTGGGTAAAAAAGCCAAACATGTCTCAGAACTGACAAACTGGACGGTAACAGCCTGCGAATCCCAGGGATGACCGAGCCTGGTGACGTTCGGAACAAAAAGAGCCCTCACCCGGGCTTGCAGTTGTTTCCAGCACTCCCCACCTGACTCAGATGTTCCAGGCTTCAGAGTCACACAGACAGtgacaaggtaggtgaggaaatatctagactgcacacacacagtgacaatTCTGGAATCTTAATTTGAGGACAGGGATCTTAGCCCTCCACTTTGCAAAGTCCATTTATTTACTGACTGTAACAACAAGGAGAGAAGGAATGACAGCTTTATCCAGTGCCGCTGGGCAGAAAGCAATGCTTTGACCAGAGCATTTCCCACTCCGTCAGAAACaggaagaggggagaggagagagagagaggatgcatgcggggggcgggaggggaattAACTGTCCCCAACCCACATTTATTGTCAGTGAGACATGTAAACCCTCTGTGAAATCTTTCTGGCATCCCGCTATGAAGCGGCCATTAACTCAATTAAACGCCGTGAAACCTGTGTGAGGTGCAGCCATCGCTCTGGGTTACTAGCTACTTCTCTATCTGGCACCAATTCTCCCAGCGCAGCTGTGCTGTCCCTGGTCTCAGGTAGTTAACTGAGCCGCCATGACTTCGTGACttggccacccagctctaaaCAGAGGCCGGGGTTTGCTCTGTTAATTCCACTAACGTCACTAGATACCAGCCATAGTCTTTTCTCTAGATCATTTCTGGCTATGAAGCATCCGCTGAGTATCTAAATCAACTGCTCTGTAGAGACCCGATCCTGCAGGGTGCTGGGCATCCACACACCAATCCAGCCaaacttttaagcatgtgcttcactgTAAGTGTGGGAGGCCTGGTCTTCACTACGTAAAGAGCTGTCTTCTGAACTCGTGTTAGCTAACAGGGGaaccctagtgaagacaaggcaggtTTAACATGAGTTAGGAAGTTGAGGTAAACTCTAGGCCCCCCCATACTCCATCTTGACCTGCTAACTCGTTTTTAAACTACCTTGTCttcaccaggatttcacctgggcTTAGTTACCAGCTGTTAGCTCTCAGAGGTAGGTAGCAGAACAGAGGAAAGCAACACACTCTTGGGACGGGCAGCGGCACGTTTGCAGAATGTGGCAAGTGCCATCCGGGACACCTCGGTGCTCCACCCTCATGGGACGGACCCAGGAGCTCTGCATTGGCATTACCTTCCCCTTCTGGCACAGGAGGAAAAGCCCCCGCCATGAAGATCTCCTAAGCCGCGTAGGAGTCATGCTGTGCTCCTGCACAGTTTAGGAGCAGTGCACAGCTCCACatcctccagccaccccccctTGCCCTCCGGCACGCCCgctgggcggcagggctggctGAATAGAAGAAAAAAAGCGTAAAGAAGCTGTGAATGTTGCTCACAGTCCCCCCCACCCAATTCAAGAATTTGACAGACAACTTGGTCTACTGGCTTCCCAATGCAAATGGACCTTGCCACGCACAAAACCTCTGACCCAGATGGAGCCTATTCCTCTGCTACAGTATACAAATCGCACGCAGACATTAGTTTTTCAGAATGATCTGGAACTCAGTTAATATTGCCATCATTCCCACAATGCTGCTAGGAGTCTGAACACATGCAGGGTCATGTGGGTAACTCCCTGAATGCTCTGCTCCAGGAGCATGTACCCAGAGGGCACTGCAGCTAGATGGAGATTAATACCACTATTAATTTCcaatgtggaactgtatcagatGTCTTACTGagatccaggtagattagatctactgcatttcctttctctACAAAAATCTTCTCAAAGATGGTGATCAGGTTGGCCTGGCATGGTCaaccttttgtaaaaccgtgttgtattttatcccagttaccgttCACCACTATGTCCTCAActactttctgtttcaaaatttgttttaagaccttgcatacaattgaggtcaaactaacaggcctgtagtttcctggatcactttccCCCACCTTTCTTAGAAATAGGTCCTGTATTAATAATTCTCCAGTCACAGGCTACAATCCCCAGAGTtttcagattcattaaaaatccttgctattggacttgcagtttcatgtgccagttcctttaacaGTCTTGGATGGAGATTAATGGGACCAAACCGGGGGGCCCAGATAAACTGTTTGACTTTGACTCCCTCCTCatatgtggtaatttctacttcatATCCTCATTACCATTAGCCACCCTGTCACTACCCcaagctcttcattagcctcattaaaaactgaggcaataTATTCATTttggtgttgggccatgcctagattatctttaatctccaccccatcctcagtgtttagcagtcccacttctttgtgttttcttttcacggaaccttttactattggttttaattcccatTGCAAAGTCTAACTCTGTTTGGCTTTTGACAGTTCTCACtttcccctacactttctgacctccaagaagtAGCTTTCCTTGCGGATCCATCCCTTCTTCTATTCCTCTTGGCTGTCCGCTCTCTCTTAATAatctgtttgagatgcttgttcattcATCTTGGcctgcaacccttccctaagaACTTTTCCCCCTAACTTGAGATACAGGCTTCAggtagcttctgcaactttgatttaaaataatgcaGCCGACCTCAGCCCCGATGTAGATACTGCGATGTCAACaaaataattcttccatcaacctagctactgtgtcttggagaggtggatttactacagtgatggaagaacgGCATCTGATCCTGTAGTGTCTATAATGCAGTACTGCAGCGGTCCTGCTGtcgcatttctagtgtagacatatcttgaGTCTGTAGATCCAGGCTCTGCGACTCActgctgtgtgggttttttgttgttttttgtttgttttttgcactgTGGACATACCCACTTGATCCTGCAGTGGCCTTAACTCCCGGAATACTCTGCTCCAGGAGCACGTACCCAGAGGGCACCGCAACTTGGGTTCAACAAACCCGATACGAACACCATGTTTTTAACACAACGCAATAGGACTAGTGTGGAGACACCAAACGCAAATGCCTGGCTGAATCACAACTTTAAACAATCTACTAAGTTAACATTTCCAAACAAAACCCCAGCTGATAGCTACAATGACTTTTGATATTAAGTTCTACATTTGGCTACTCTTGAAACAAAGCCATCAATGGggggttttgttgttgcttttaacGACACCTATCATTTGCCAGCATTTGCGTCATTGTAACTGAAATTATTTCTCACGGCTCATTTAGACTAAGCCAGTGGCGAGATTATCTGGCACTGTGCTGGGTACaataagattattttaaaaagtatccaAACGTCCATTACATTCCGTTTTCTTAGAGAGTGTACTTCACTGGGGAAAGAAGAAACCCCAACACCTGGTTCTCCTTGGGGAAAGCTCTTAAACATTCCCTGCTTCTGTGCAAAGAAAAGGTAAAGAAGCCACATTGATAGTACATACCTTTCCTAGTTGGACAATAGCTACTCTGTACCATTCCCCGCCTTAATGGAATTGGAGGAATTGCAAACAGGTTTGAAGCTGCCACATCTTTAAGATAAATTGTCTGTTCATGAATGAAAGTGCTTCCATTGATGTATTTAATGTAAACAAGTGGTAGGGAATGGTTAATGCCATTCTAGGATTCAGCCTAAGAGCGATGAAGCAAGGAAGCAGTCAGCCTCCAGCCAACAAACAAGCATGTTAAACTTACGCACTGTTCAGTACATCATATGGGAGTAGGGAGATGTTCTTTACTTCGGGGAGGTGTGGACACTTGTGCTCacggagggaaggggaggggaaacaagTAAAAATCACACTAGGAGCCTAAAGCTGGGTGAAGAGCAAGTTCCAAAGAAATCAGTATTGCGTGGTTACTCCGCAGGCTCAGCACCGGGGTCTCTGAATTACAGAGCTAAAGTGCTAATGACACAGGTATTCCCACATTAAAGGCTGCCCTGAAGTTTGGCCCCAGTCTTAGGGCTTGcatacatggggaaactgactgCCATAGCTAGTACAGAATAACTgttctggaatcatagaatatcagggttggaagggacctcaggaggtcatctagtccaactccctgctcaaagcaggaccaatccccagtttttgccccagatccctaaatggccccctcaaggattgaactcaaacccctgggtttagcaggccaatgctcaaaccactgagctatccctccccccccaaggggagttattccagaacaGTGAGAGAGCTTTACATTCATATCCTACCTTATTCCAAAATAACGTAAATAACCCTTTACATTCCTTCATCATGCAAACTGTCAGCGTCGCCAACTCTTACGATCTCATCATAAAGCTCATGAAAGATCATTTTAAAGTCCCAAAGTCATTAGGATTAGGGAAAAAATCTCATCTTTCATTGTAAAAAAGGTAAGTTCCTACCCCTTAAGG
This window contains:
- the SH3BP4 gene encoding SH3 domain-binding protein 4, which produces MAAQRIRAANSSGLPRCKSEGTLIDLSEGFSETSFSDVKVPSPSALLVDNPTPFVNAKEVVAIKDYCPTNFTTLKFSKGDHLYVLDTSGGEWWYAHNTTEMGYIPSSYVQPVNYRNSSFTDSGMIDNLLESPDEGVRELDLLGEWTDVKRNSANTYSNNPFLNGVQTNPFLNGNLQITPSSDKECTPKTTVDLLLFDTAAPLFTGAGSAMNSSIGNIFAELPSTNGLEFEQPVRRDNPFFRSKRSYSLSELSVLQAKSEIPTSSGFFTGLKSPTPEQFQSREDFRTAWLNHRKLARSCHDLDLLGQNPGWGQTQPVETNIVCKLDSSGGAVQLPDTNISIHVPEGHVLPGETQQISMKALLDPPLELNSDKCSTISPVLEIKLSNLEVKTFIMLEMKVSAEVKNDIVSQSLVGLQCLRSDTKEGPYTPMQLSYSYGDTIQVQLDNLEPCMYIAVVAQGQNVIYPYTVWDYISKKITVGVYGPKHIHPSFKTIVAIFGHECAPKTLLVTEVTRQIHGVAPVALQLWGKHQFTLARPQDLKLCMFSNMTNYEVKASEQAKIVRGFQMKLGKVSRLIFPIMSHDFNELSDFTLRIQVKDDKDAILTQFCVQTPQPPPKSAIKSTGQRRFLKKNEVGKIILSSLAATSKYPAFQERPVASLKYGKLLKTVVRQNKNHYLLEYKKGDVIALLSEEKIKLKGQLWTKEWYIGYYQGKIGLVHAKNVLVVGKVKPCYFSGPDLTTSALLEQILRPCKFLTYIYASVRTLLMENISSWRSFADALGYVNLPLTFFCRAELDSESERVASVLEKLKEDCNNTENKERKSFQKELMAALLKMDCQGLVVRLIQDFVLLTTAVEVAQRWRELAEKLAKVSKQQMDAYEAPHRDRNGVVDSEAMWKPAYDFLLTWSNQIGDSYRDVIQELHIGLDKMKNPITKRWKHLTGTLILVNSLDILRAAAFSPPDHEDFAI